One stretch of Glycine soja cultivar W05 chromosome 7, ASM419377v2, whole genome shotgun sequence DNA includes these proteins:
- the LOC114418946 gene encoding laccase-17-like: MGIAYLNMPGFMRAMFIMLCAMMILPELTHAKHARVTRHYKFNIKMQNFTRLCQTKSIVTVNGRFPGPRIIAREGDRIVVKVVNHVQYNVTLHWHGIRQLKSAWADGPAYITQCPIQTGQSFVYNFTVIGQRGTLWWHAHISWLRTTLYGPIVILPKRHVPYPFPQPFREVPIILGEWWKADTEAVINQAMQTGLAPNISDVHTINGLPGPVSNCAAKETFQLKVKPGKTYLLRLINAALNDEMFFSIANHTLTMVEADAVYVKPFSTKIVLITPGQTVNVLLKAKSKAPNGTCAISTRPYATGPASFDNTTATGFLEYKKTSHASNKSNTKKLPLLRAVFPKFNDTVFAMNFHNKVRSLANARFPAKVPKTVDRHFFFTVGLGISKCSKNQQCQGPNNTRVAAAVNNVTFVTPNIALLQAHFFNKSKGVYTTDFPSNPPFKFNYTGTPPSNIFVSSGTKTVVLPYNTSVELVLQDTSIIGAESHPLHLHGFNFFIVGQGNGNFDPKKDPIKFNLVDPAERNTAGVPSGGWVAVRFLADNPGVWFMHCHLEVHTSWGLKMAWIVQDGKRRNQKLPPPPSDLPKC, from the exons ATTGTAACTGTCAATGGACGATTTCCTGGTCCTAGAATCATAGCAAGAGAAGGAGACAGAATTGTGGTTAAAGTCGTTAACCACGTTCAATACAATGTCACCCTTCATTG GCATGGAATTCGCCAACTAAAAAGTGCATGGGCAGATGGACCAGCCTATATCACACAGTGTCCAATTCAGACAGGTCAAAGTTTTGTGTACAACTTCACAGTCATTGGCCAAAGAGGAACATTGTGGTGGCATGCACATATCTCATGGCTTAGAACAACTCTCTATGGTCCCATTGTCATTCTTCCCAAAAGACATGTCCCTTACCCATTCCCTCAACCTTTCAGAGAAGTCCCCATCATATTGG GGGAGTGGTGGAAAGCAGACACAGAAGCAGTTATAAACCAAGCAATGCAAACAGGATTGGCACCAAATATCTCAGATGTTCACACCATCAATGGTCTTCCAGGTCCTGTCTCCAACTGCGCAGCCAAAG AAACATTCCAGCTCAAGGTGAAGCCTGGAAAAACATATCTGCTTCGTCTGATCAACGCTGCACTTAATGATGAGATGTTCTTCAGCATAGCCAACCACACCCTTACCATGGTTGAAGCTGATGCAGTGTATGTAAAGCCCTTCAGCACAAAGATTGTTCTGATCACACCTGGTCAAACCGTCAACGTCCTTCTCAAGGCCAAATCCAAGGCTCCAAATGGCACATGTGCCATATCCACAAGGCCCTATGCTACAGGTCCAGCTTCTTTTGATAACACCACAGCCACAGGGTTCCTTGAGTACAAGAAAACTTCACATGCAAGCAACAAGTCAAACACCAAGAAGCTTCCTCTTCTTAGAGCAGTGTTCCCTAAATTCAATGACACTGTCTTTGCAATGAACTTCCACAACAAGGTTCGTAGCTTGGCCAATGCAAGATTCCCAGCAAAAGTTCCAAAAACCGTAGACAGGCACTTCTTCTTCACTGTTGGCTTAGGAATCAGCAAATGCTCAAAAAATCAACAATGCCAAGGGCCTAACAACACAAGGGTAGCTGCTGCTGTTAACAATGTGACATTTGTGACACCAAACATTGCTTTACTCCAAGCACATTTTTTCAACAAGTCCAAAGGAGTGTACACCACAGATTTCCCTTCCAACCCTCCTTTCAAGTTCAACTACACTGGCACTCCACCAAGCAACATCTTTGTGAGTAGTGGCACTAAGACAGTGGTGTTGCCATACAACACCAGTGTGGAGTTGGTACTTCAAGACACAAGCATTATTGGAGCTGAGAGTCACCCTCTTCACCTTCATGGCTTCAACTTCTTCATTGTTGGCCAAGGAAATGGGAACTTTGACCCCAAAAAGGACCCCATAAAGTTCAACCTTGTTGACCCTGCTGAAAGGAACACTGCTGGTGTGCCATCTGGAGGGTGGGTTGCTGTTCGCTTTCTTGCTGATAATCCAG GTGTTTGGTTCATGCATTGCCACCTTGAAGTGCATACTAGTTGGGGCTTGAAAATGGCATGGATAGTCCAAGATGGTAAACGGCGCAATCAGAAGCTGCCACCTCCACCTTCTGATCTTCCAAAATGTTGA